In Pseudomonas sp. Q1-7, the genomic window TTATGACGTCATCCAAGCCGAGGTAGGCGCGGATGTCCTGACCGACCGGGGCGTCTGCCGCCAGTTCCATCAGGCCGTCGTTGTCGTCGCTGATCTGCAGCTCGGAGGCCGAGCAGAGCATGCCGTTGGATTCAACGCCACGCAGCTTGGCCTTCTTGATCTTGAAGTCGCCCGGCAGTTCGGCGCCGATCATGGCGAAGGGGATCTTCAGGCCGGGGCGCACATTGGGGGCGCCGCATACGACCTGGAAGGTCTCATTGCCGTTGCTGACCTGGCAGACACGCAACTTGTCAGCGTCCGGGTGCTGTTCGGTGCTAAGCACCTCGCCCACCACGATGCCGCTGAAGGCACCCGCCACCGGGGTGACGCTGTCGACTTCGAGGCCGGCCATGGACAGGCGGGCGACCAGTTCGTCGCGGGAGACCTGCGGGCTTACCCAGCTCCGCAGCCAGTCTTCACTGAATTTCATGTTCCTACTCCTGGGATTCGTTTCTGACGTGGCGACCTAGCGGAATTGCGCGAGGAAGCGCAGGTCGTTGTCGAAGAACAGGCGCAAGTCGTTGACGCCATAGCGCAGCATGGCCAAGCGTTCAACGCCCATCCCGAAGGCGAAGCCCTGGTATTTTTCCGGATCGATGCCGGACATGCGCAGCACGTTCGGGTGGACCATGCCGCAGCCCATCACTTCCAGCCAGCCGGTCTGCTTGCACACGCGGCAGCCTTTGCCGGAGCACATCACGCACTGCATGTCGACTTCGGCCGACGGCTCGGTGAAGGGGAAGAAGGAGGGACGGAAACGCACGCCGAGGGGCTTCTCGAAGAACACGCGGAGGAATTCTTCGATGGTGCCCTTGAGGTCGGCGAAGCTGATGCCTTCGTCTACCAGCAGGCCTTCGACCTGGTGGAACATCGGCGAGTGGGTGATATCCGAGTCGCAGCGATAGACGCGGCCGGGGCAGACGATGCGGATCGGCGGCTGCTGCGACTCCATGGTGCGCGCCTGTACCGGGGAGGTGTGGGTACGCAGCAGCATGTTCGCATTGAAATAGAAGGTGTCGTGCATTGCCCGGGCCGGGTGGTGGCCGGGAATGTTGAGCGCTTCGAAGTTGTGGTAGTCGTCTTCGACTTCGGGGCCTTCGGCGATGCCGTAGCCTATCCGAGTGAAGAACTGCTCGACGCGCTCCAGGGTGCGGGTAACCGGGTGCAGGCCACCGGAGGCCTGGCCGCGGCCCGGCAGGGTCACGTCGATACGCTCGGCCGCGAGCTTGGCGGTCAGTGCTGCCTGCTCAAGCGAGTCCTTGCGGGTGTTCAAAGCGTCCTGAACGCGCTCCTTGGCGGCGTTGATCAGGGCGCCGACCTTGGGGCGCTCTTCAGCCGGCAGGTCGCCCAGGGTCTTCATCACCTGGGTCAGCTCGCCTTTCTTGCCAAGGTAGTGAACGCGGATCTGCTCGAGGGCATTCACGTCTTCGGTTTGTTGCACGGCCTCAAGCGCTTGCGAGACCAGCGCATCCAGATTTTCCATTTACTGACTCCAGATACGAAATAGGGGAAGAGCACAAGGCCCTTCCCCTATCGGTGACGTTCAGCACCGGGCGAACCCGGTGATTGTCGGGGACTTAAGCCAGAACGGCCTTAGCTTTCTCGACAATCGCAGCAAACGCCGCTTTTTCGTTCACTGCCAGGTCGGCCAGAACCTTACGATCGATCTCGATGGCCGCTTTTTTCAGGCCAGCGATCAGGCGGCTGTAGGACAGACCGTTCTGACGAGCACCAGCGTTGATACGAGCGATCCACAGAGCGCGGAACTGACGCTTGCGCTGACGGCGGTCACGGTAGGCGTATTGGCCGGCCTTGATCACCGCCTGCTTGGCAACGCGGAACACGCGGCTGCGTGCACCGTAGTAGCCTTTGGCGAGTTTCAGAATTTTCTTGTGACGAGCACGAGCGATGACGCCACGCTTAACACGAGCCATGAGTAATTTCCTCTAGAATCTTGACCGGATTAACGAATGCGCAGCATGCGCTCTACTTTACGTACGTCAGACGCGTGCAGCTGGCTGCAGCCGCGCAGCTGACGCTTACGCTTGGTAGTCATTTTGGTCAGGATGTGGCTCTTGAAGGCGTGCTTGTGCTTGATGCCGTTAGCAGTCTTCTTGAAGCGCTTTGCAGCACCGCTCTTGGTTTTCATCTTTGGCATGTTCGGATACTCCGCATTCAATCAATAAACATAACCGCAAGGCCTGCCAGTGCCCTGGAGGTTACTTTCGCTTTTTGGGAGCGATGACCATCATCAGCTGGCGTCCTTCCAGCTTAGGATGCTGTTCAACGGTGCCGATTTCAGCGAGGTCGGCTTCGACCCGCTTCAACAGCTCCATGCCCAGCTCCTGGTGAGCCATCTCACGGCCGCGGAATCGCAGGGATACCTTGGCCTTGTCCCCTTCATTAAGGAAACGTACCAGGTTGCGTAGTTTTACCTGGTAATCCCCTTCTTCCGTCCCTGGACGAAACTTGATTTCTTTAATCTGCTGCTGATGCTGGTTCTTCTTTGCAGCGGCGGCCTGCTTCTTCTTCTCGAAGAGATGCTTGCCGTAATCCATGATCCGGCATACGGGCGGCACCGCGTCGGCAGAGATCTCTACCAGGTCCAGCTTGGCTTCTTCAGCAGCGCGCAGCGCTTCATCAATCGAGACGACGCCAATCTGCTGGCCGTCAGCACCAATCAACCGCACCTCGCGAGCCGTAATGTTCTCGTTGATCGGGGCTTTCGGTTGAGTCCGCTTGTCTTGTCTCATTTCACGCTTAATAGTGATTACTCCAATTCTTGGCGACCACGCCGGGAAACCGCTTGTGCGAGCGTCTCAGAGAAGCTTTCGAGGGGCATGGAACCCAGATCGACACCCTCGCGGGTGCGCACAGCAACGGATCGAGTCTCAACTTCCCGGTCTCCAATAACCAAGAGATAGGGAACCTTGAGCAAAGTATGCTCGCGGATTTTAAAGCCGATTTTCTCGTTTCTCAAGTCGGACTTGGCACGGAAGCCGCTTTCGTTGAGGGCCCGCTCCACCTCGAGGGCGAAGTCGGCCTGTTTGTCGGTGATGTTCATGATCACGGCCTGGGTCGGCGCCAGCCAGGCCGGGAAGGCGCCAGCGTAGTGCTCGATCAGCATGCCGATGAAACGCTCGAAGGACCCGAGGATCGCGCGATGCAGCATCACCGGACGAACACGGCTGTTATCTTCGGCGATATAGCTGGCATCGAGGCGCTCCGGCAGGTTCGGGTCGTACTGCAGGGTGCCGCACTGCCAGTTACGGCCGAGGCAGTCCTTCAGGGTGAACTCGATCTTCGGACCGTAGAAAGCGCCTTCCCCCGGCTGGTATTCCCAGGCCAGGCCGGACTCGTTCAGCGCATCGGCCAAGGCGCCTTCGGCGCGATCCCACAGCTCGTCGGACCCCACCCGCTTGGCGGGGCGAGTGGAAAGTTTCATCGCGATGTCGGTGAAGCCGAAGTCCTTGTAGACCTGCAGCGTGAGCTTGATGAAGTCAGCCGCCTCTTTCTTCACCTGGTCTTCAGTGCAGAAGATGTGGGCGTCGTCCTGAGTGAAGCCACGCACACGCATGATGCCGTGCAGGGCACCAGAGGGCTCGTTACGGTGGCAGGCACCGAACTCGGCCAGGCGCAGCGGCAGATCGCGGTAGGACTTCAGGCCCTGGTTGAAGATCTGTACGTGGCACGGGCAGTTCATCGGCTTCACCGCATAGTCGCGGCTCTCCGACGCGGTGGTGAACATGTTCTCGGCGTAGTTGGACCAGTGCCCCGAACGCTCCCAGAGAATGCGATCAACCACCTGTGGAGTGCGCACCTCCACGTAGCCGTGGTCGCGCTGGACCTTGCGCATGTACTGTTCCAGCACTTGA contains:
- the thrS gene encoding threonine--tRNA ligase; this translates as MPIITLPDGSQRTFDNPVSVLEVAQSIGAGLAKATLAGKVNGKQVDACDLIETDATLQIITPKDEEGLEIIRHSCAHLVGHAVKQLYPTARMVIGPVIEEGFYYDIAFERPFTPEDMAAIEKRMAELIDRDYDVIKKMTPRAEVIEVFKSRGEDYKLRLIDDMPDETAMGLYFHEEYVDMCRGPHVPNTRFLKAFKLTKISGAYWRGDSKNEQLQRIYGTAWGDKKQLAAYVQRIEEAEKRDHRRIGKQLDLFHLQEEAPGMVFWHPAGWTVYQVLEQYMRKVQRDHGYVEVRTPQVVDRILWERSGHWSNYAENMFTTASESRDYAVKPMNCPCHVQIFNQGLKSYRDLPLRLAEFGACHRNEPSGALHGIMRVRGFTQDDAHIFCTEDQVKKEAADFIKLTLQVYKDFGFTDIAMKLSTRPAKRVGSDELWDRAEGALADALNESGLAWEYQPGEGAFYGPKIEFTLKDCLGRNWQCGTLQYDPNLPERLDASYIAEDNSRVRPVMLHRAILGSFERFIGMLIEHYAGAFPAWLAPTQAVIMNITDKQADFALEVERALNESGFRAKSDLRNEKIGFKIREHTLLKVPYLLVIGDREVETRSVAVRTREGVDLGSMPLESFSETLAQAVSRRGRQELE
- the pheS gene encoding phenylalanine--tRNA ligase subunit alpha, which translates into the protein MENLDALVSQALEAVQQTEDVNALEQIRVHYLGKKGELTQVMKTLGDLPAEERPKVGALINAAKERVQDALNTRKDSLEQAALTAKLAAERIDVTLPGRGQASGGLHPVTRTLERVEQFFTRIGYGIAEGPEVEDDYHNFEALNIPGHHPARAMHDTFYFNANMLLRTHTSPVQARTMESQQPPIRIVCPGRVYRCDSDITHSPMFHQVEGLLVDEGISFADLKGTIEEFLRVFFEKPLGVRFRPSFFPFTEPSAEVDMQCVMCSGKGCRVCKQTGWLEVMGCGMVHPNVLRMSGIDPEKYQGFAFGMGVERLAMLRYGVNDLRLFFDNDLRFLAQFR
- the rpmI gene encoding 50S ribosomal protein L35 is translated as MPKMKTKSGAAKRFKKTANGIKHKHAFKSHILTKMTTKRKRQLRGCSQLHASDVRKVERMLRIR
- the rplT gene encoding 50S ribosomal protein L20 — protein: MARVKRGVIARARHKKILKLAKGYYGARSRVFRVAKQAVIKAGQYAYRDRRQRKRQFRALWIARINAGARQNGLSYSRLIAGLKKAAIEIDRKVLADLAVNEKAAFAAIVEKAKAVLA
- the infC gene encoding translation initiation factor IF-3, whose protein sequence is MTIKREMRQDKRTQPKAPINENITAREVRLIGADGQQIGVVSIDEALRAAEEAKLDLVEISADAVPPVCRIMDYGKHLFEKKKQAAAAKKNQHQQQIKEIKFRPGTEEGDYQVKLRNLVRFLNEGDKAKVSLRFRGREMAHQELGMELLKRVEADLAEIGTVEQHPKLEGRQLMMVIAPKKRK